The following proteins are encoded in a genomic region of Populus trichocarpa isolate Nisqually-1 chromosome 13, P.trichocarpa_v4.1, whole genome shotgun sequence:
- the LOC18110960 gene encoding uncharacterized protein LOC18110960, producing the protein MHRVGSAGNTNNSVRPRKEKRLTYVLSDADDTKHCAGINCLKVLKSTVSDGRDYLFTGSRDGTLKRWALSEDSATCSATFESHVDWVNDAVLAGDRTLVSCSSDTTLKAWNCLSDGTCTKTLRQHSDYVICLAAAEKNSNVVASGGLGGEVFIWDVEAALTPVSKSGDAMEDDCSNGVNGSANSLPVTSLRTISSSNSISAHTSQSHGYVPVGAKGHKESVYALAMNDSGTRLVSGGTEKVVRVWDPRTGSKAMKLRGHTDNIRALLLDSTGRYCLSGSSDSMIRLWDLGMQRCVHSYAVHTDSVWALASTPTFSHVYSGGRDLSLYLTDLVTRESLLLCTKEHPILQLALHDDSIWAATTDSSVHRWPAEAHNPQKVFQRGGSFLAGNLSFSRARVSLEGSTPVPVYKEPTLTIPGTPAIVQHEILNNRRHVLTKDTAGSVKLWEITRGIVIEDYGKVSFEEKKEQLFEMVSIPAWFTVDTRLGSLSVHLDTPQCFSAEMYSADLNIAGKPEDDKVNLARETLKGLLAHWLAKRRHRLGSPTSANGDVLSGKDFAHRSLGHSRVEVDGGAENDSKVYPPFEFSTVSPPSVVTEGSQGGPWRKKITDLDGSEDEKDFPWWCLDCVLNNRLPPRENTKCSFYLHPCEGSAFQILTQGKLSAPRILRIHKVVNYVVEKLVLDKPLDNVNTDGTFAPGIGGPLQHSVVGDGSFRSGLKPWQKLKPSIEILCNNQVLSPEMSLATVRAYIWKKPEDLTLNYRVVQGR; encoded by the exons ATGCACCGTGTGGGTAGTGCAGGGAACACAAACAATTCTGTTCGCCCGCGTAAAGAGAAGAGGCTGACATATGTGTTGAGTGATGCTGATGACACAAAG CATTGTGCTGGCATAAACTGTCTAAAAGTGTTAAAGTCCACTGTATCTGATGGGCGTGATTACCTCTTCACTGGGAGTCGTGATGGCACGCTGAAGAGATGGGCCCTTTCTGAAGATTCTGCGACGTGCTCTGCTACATTTGAGTCTCATGTTGATTGG GTAAATGATGCTGTCCTTGCTGGTGACAGAACCCTTGTCTCCTGCTCTTCAGACACCACCCTCAAG GCATGGAATTGCTTATCTGATGGAACTTGTACCAAGACTCTTCGCCAACACTCTGATTATGTTATTTGTCTTGCGGCGGcagaaaaaaat AGCAATGTAGTTGCCTCTGGAGGCCTTGGTGGGGAAGTTTTCATATGGGATGTGGAAGCTGCACTGACTCCAGTGTCAAAGTCTGGTGATGCAATGGAAGATGATTGTTCAAATGGTGTAAATGGCTCTGCTAATTCATTGCCCGTGACAAGTTTACGAACCATTAGCTCAAGCAACAGCATTTCTGCACACACGTCTCAGTCCCATGGGTATGTCCCAGTTGGTGCTAAAGGCCATAAGGAGTCAGTCTATGCATTGGCAATGAATGATAGTGGAACCCGTCTTGTCTCTGGTGGGACCGAGAAG GTTGTGCGTGTTTGGGACCCCCGTACTGGTTCAAAGGCTATGAAGCTAAGAGGGCATACCGATAACATTAGAGCGTTGCTTCTGGATTCTACTGGCAG gtaTTGCTTATCAGGTTCTTCTGATTCTATGATCAG GCTGTGGGACCTTGGGATGCAGCGATGTGTGCATTCATATGCTGTGCATACAGATTCTGTTTGGGCACTTGCCAGCACTCCAACATTCAGCCATGTATACAGTGGTGGAAGGGACCTTTCT TTGTACTTGACAGACTTGGTGACAAGAGAGAGTCTTTTGCTTTGCACGAAAGAGCACCCGATTTTGCAATTGGCATTACATGATGACAGTATATGGGCTGCAACAACAGATTCTTCGGTTCATAGATGGCCCGCTGAAGCACACAATCCTCAAAAGGTCTTTCAAAGAGGTGGTTCATTCTTGGCTGGTAACCTTTCCTTTTCAAGGGCAAGAGTTTCATTAGAAGGATCTACTCCA GTGCCAGTCTACAAAGAACCAACCTTAACCATTCCTGGAACTCCAGCAATAGTGCagcatgaaattttaaataatagaaGGCATGTCTTGACTAAG GATACTGCTGGCTCAGTGAAGCTGTGGGAGATCACAAGGGGCATTGTAATTGAAGACTATGGGAAG GTGTCATTTGAGGAGAAAAAGGAACAATTATTTGAAATG GTCAGCATTCCTGCATGGTTCACTGTGGATACCAGGCTTGGAAGCTTGTCTGTTCATTTGGACACACCACAATGCTTTTCAGCTGAGATGTATTCAGCTGATCTTAACATAGCTGGGAAACCTGAGGATGATAAG GTTAATTTAGCTCGCGAAACCCTTAAGGGTTTGTTGGCTCATTGGTTGGCCAAGAGAAGGCACAGACTTGGTTCTCCAACTTCAGCTAATGGAGATGTTCTATCCGGAAAGGATTTTGCTCATAGAAGTCTTGGCCATTCTAGAGTTGAAGTAGACGGCGGTGCTGAAAATGACTCCAAGGTTTATCCTCCATTCGAATTTTCAACAGTTTCCCCTCCTTCGGTTGTTACTGAAGGCTCTCAAGGAGGTCCATGGAGAAAGAAAATTACTGATTTAGATGGAAGCGAAGATGAAAAGGACTTCCCTTGGTGGTGTTTGGATTGTGTGTTGAACAATCGCCTACCTCCAAGAGAAAACaccaa GTGCAGCTTTTATCTGCATCCATGTGAAGGTTCAGCATTTCAGATCCTCACACAAGGCAAATTAAGTGCACCTCGCATCCTTAGAATTCATAAA GTTGTCAATTATGTCGTAGAGAAGCTGGTCCTTGACAAACCACTGGATAATGTGAATACTGATGGAACATTTGCTCCTGGAATTGGAGGACCCTTGCAGCATTCAGTGGTTGGAGATGGATCTTTCCGATCTGGATTGAAGCCTTGGCAAAAGCTTAAGCCTTCCATAGAGATCTTGTGCAATAATCAG GTCTTATCCCCGGAAATGAGTTTAGCTACAGTGCGAGCTTACATATGGAAGAAACCCGAGGATCTGACCCTTAATTACAGAGTAGTTCAGGGAAGGTGA